A single window of Rhodoferax koreense DNA harbors:
- a CDS encoding IS3 family transposase (programmed frameshift) — protein MSDKQVRAQYTREYKLEAVRQVKGGQSIAATAKVLGIPKASLSNWVRRGAKGDVGGVGDRPASVTPEQMELARLRAEVARLRMERDIGKKSRGVLRAGHAARYAWIYQMRNQYPVSISCEVLEVSASGYFVWQRRRDAARPGPAGRHSDEALLAHMRAIHIEVKQEYGWPRMHKELLARGIRVGKERVRHLMQQHGIKAKTKRKFVVTTDSRHSLPVAPDLVQRRFNPEAPNRLWSGDITYIATDEGWLYLAGVIDLFSRQVVGWSMQAHMQASLVKDALTMAWFRRRPEAGLIFHSDRGSQYCSHEFQDTLRVWEMRSSMSRKGNCWDNAPTESFWGRLKTASLYGRKFATRREAMDAVLDWMAFYNHRRLHSTLGYLSPMQYEQRWYEAQRKKAA, from the exons ATGTCAGACAAGCAAGTTCGAGCGCAGTACACGCGGGAATACAAATTGGAGGCGGTGCGTCAGGTCAAGGGTGGGCAATCCATTGCTGCCACAGCCAAGGTATTGGGTATCCCCAAGGCCAGCCTGAGCAACTGGGTACGCCGCGGCGCCAAGGGTGATGTGGGCGGTGTAGGAGACAGACCTGCATCCGTCACGCCTGAGCAAATGGAGCTGGCGCGCCTGCGTGCTGAGGTTGCCAGGCTTCGAATGGAGCGAGACATCG GCAAAAAAAGCCGCGGCGTACTTCGCGCAGGACACGCTGCGAGGTACGCCTGGATTTACCAAATGAGAAACCAGTATCCAGTGAGCATCTCCTGCGAAGTGCTGGAGGTCAGCGCCAGTGGCTATTTTGTCTGGCAGCGCCGCCGTGACGCTGCTCGCCCAGGGCCTGCTGGCCGCCATAGCGACGAAGCCTTACTGGCCCACATGCGTGCAATTCACATAGAGGTCAAGCAGGAGTACGGCTGGCCGCGTATGCACAAGGAGCTGCTTGCACGCGGGATTCGTGTCGGTAAAGAGCGGGTACGTCACCTGATGCAGCAGCACGGCATCAAAGCCAAGACCAAGCGCAAATTCGTGGTGACCACGGATAGCCGGCACAGTCTGCCGGTGGCGCCCGACCTCGTGCAGCGGCGCTTCAATCCCGAGGCGCCCAACCGGTTGTGGAGTGGCGACATCACCTACATCGCTACCGACGAGGGGTGGTTGTACCTGGCGGGCGTCATTGATTTGTTCAGCCGTCAGGTGGTGGGCTGGAGCATGCAAGCCCATATGCAAGCCAGTCTAGTCAAGGATGCGCTCACCATGGCGTGGTTCCGGCGCCGCCCTGAGGCTGGCCTCATCTTCCACAGCGACCGTGGCAGTCAATATTGCAGCCACGAATTCCAGGACACGCTACGTGTCTGGGAGATGCGCTCATCGATGAGCAGGAAGGGTAACTGCTGGGACAATGCACCGACCGAAAGCTTCTGGGGCAGATTGAAAACGGCCAGCCTGTACGGCAGGAAGTTCGCTACCCGGCGTGAGGCCATGGACGCGGTGCTGGACTGGATGGCTTTCTACAATCACCGACGATTGCATTCGACGCTGGGATACCTCAGCCCGATGCAATATGAGCAACGCTGGTACGAGGCACAGCGTAAAAAGGCCGCGTAA
- a CDS encoding recombinase family protein has translation MALIGYARVSTAEQDTALQTDALRKAGCERVFEDTASGAKADRPGLAAALAYLRDGDVLAVWRLDRLGRSMPHLIETIGALEARGVGFRSLTESIDTTTPGGRLIFHVFGALGQFERDLIRERTKAGLTAAAARGRKGGRKPVVTADKLQRAQEHIANGLNVREAATRLKVSKTALYAALQGGSEQP, from the coding sequence ATGGCACTCATCGGCTATGCGCGGGTATCGACGGCTGAACAGGACACCGCCTTGCAGACGGATGCACTGCGCAAGGCGGGCTGCGAGCGCGTCTTTGAGGACACGGCTTCCGGGGCCAAGGCCGACAGGCCCGGCTTGGCCGCCGCGCTGGCCTATCTGCGCGACGGCGACGTGCTGGCCGTCTGGCGGCTGGATCGGCTCGGGCGCTCGATGCCACACCTCATCGAGACAATCGGCGCGCTGGAAGCGCGTGGCGTCGGCTTCCGGTCGCTGACAGAAAGCATTGACACCACCACACCGGGCGGGCGGCTCATCTTCCACGTGTTCGGCGCGCTGGGCCAGTTCGAGCGCGACTTGATCCGTGAGCGCACCAAGGCCGGGCTGACCGCTGCCGCCGCTCGCGGGCGCAAGGGCGGGCGCAAGCCGGTTGTCACTGCCGACAAGTTGCAGCGGGCGCAGGAGCATATTGCCAACGGGCTGAACGTCCGGGAGGCTGCTACACGGCTCAAGGTGAGCAAGACGGCCCTATACGCCGCGCTGCAAGGCGGGAGCGAGCAACCATGA
- a CDS encoding type II toxin-antitoxin system PemK/MazF family toxin, protein MQRGDLVTVSLQGDYGKPRPALIVQSDLLTDLESVVLCPVTSDLRNAAFRVTVEPNPANGLRALSQVMVDKLSTLPRTKISEPFGRLDDERMKAIDRALLLVVGVI, encoded by the coding sequence ATGCAGCGAGGCGACCTCGTGACGGTTTCATTGCAGGGTGACTACGGCAAACCACGACCAGCCCTGATCGTTCAATCAGACCTACTAACCGACTTGGAAAGCGTTGTGCTGTGCCCAGTGACAAGCGACCTGCGCAATGCCGCGTTTCGCGTCACCGTGGAACCGAATCCAGCTAACGGGCTGCGCGCACTATCGCAAGTTATGGTGGACAAGCTCTCGACGCTACCGCGCACCAAAATCAGTGAACCGTTTGGCCGCCTCGACGATGAGCGAATGAAAGCAATAGATAGGGCGCTCCTGTTGGTCGTTGGCGTTATTTGA
- a CDS encoding antitoxin MazE family protein, translated as MPSIHESKVARHRERMRAAGLRPVQFWVPDTRSPEFTAQVRKQCQSLKGDPAEAEVLRFTEEAASHVEGWE; from the coding sequence ATGCCATCAATTCACGAATCAAAGGTAGCCCGACACCGCGAACGGATGCGCGCGGCGGGGCTGCGGCCTGTGCAGTTTTGGGTGCCGGACACCCGTTCGCCTGAGTTCACGGCGCAAGTGCGCAAGCAATGCCAAAGCCTGAAGGGCGACCCAGCAGAAGCAGAGGTTTTGCGCTTCACCGAAGAGGCGGCATCGCACGTTGAGGGCTGGGAGTGA
- a CDS encoding recombinase family protein, whose translation MRTPTEHQAAGVAFKVARIYLRVSTDEQDLTRQAAIVESTRAAGFYVAGIYREKASGARADRAELLRMIGDLQPGEVVVAEKIDRISRLPLPEAERLVASIRAQGARLAVPGVVDLSDLAAEAKGVAKVVLESIQDMLLKLALQMARDDYEDRRERQRQGVELAKDAGRYTGRKANTKVHERIVALRSAGHSIPETARLAGCSESQVKRVWALHNQAQA comes from the coding sequence ATGCGGACGCCGACCGAGCACCAGGCCGCCGGCGTCGCTTTCAAGGTCGCGCGCATCTACTTGCGCGTCAGCACCGACGAGCAGGACTTGACCAGGCAGGCCGCCATCGTGGAGAGCACCAGGGCCGCCGGCTTCTACGTCGCCGGCATCTACCGCGAGAAGGCTTCGGGCGCTCGCGCCGATCGCGCCGAGCTGCTGCGCATGATCGGCGACCTGCAACCCGGTGAAGTCGTCGTTGCGGAGAAGATCGACCGCATCAGCCGCCTGCCGCTGCCCGAGGCCGAACGCCTCGTGGCCTCGATCCGCGCCCAGGGCGCGCGCCTGGCTGTCCCTGGCGTGGTCGATCTATCCGACCTGGCCGCCGAGGCGAAGGGCGTGGCAAAGGTGGTGCTGGAGTCGATCCAGGACATGCTTTTGAAGCTGGCGTTGCAGATGGCCCGCGACGACTACGAGGATCGCCGCGAGCGGCAGCGGCAGGGCGTCGAGCTGGCGAAGGACGCCGGCCGCTACACCGGCCGCAAGGCCAACACAAAGGTGCATGAACGCATCGTGGCGCTGCGCAGCGCAGGCCACAGCATTCCAGAGACGGCCAGGCTGGCCGGGTGCAGTGAAAGCCAGGTCAAGCGCGTATGGGCGCTGCACAACCAGGCGCAGGCGTGA
- a CDS encoding DNA methylase, with amino-acid sequence MRYPGGKGGAGVYQTIINNIPPHDTYIETHLGGGNILERKRPAARSVGIDVDPEVIEVWQQLDVPGLELHHGDAVAWLESHQFTGSEFVYADPPYVMDSRRGGKLYRHEYDDADHVRLLDVLAGLPCAVMVSGYSSTIYDSSPLASWRTIDFNAMTRGGIAIERLWMNYPEPAELHDLRYLGSNFRERERIKRKKARWQAKLAKLDPLERAAIMECLRELEAAE; translated from the coding sequence ATGAGATACCCCGGCGGCAAGGGCGGTGCCGGCGTCTACCAGACGATCATCAACAACATCCCGCCTCACGACACGTACATCGAAACGCACCTGGGCGGCGGCAACATCCTGGAGCGCAAGCGGCCCGCTGCCCGCAGCGTCGGCATCGACGTTGATCCCGAGGTGATCGAGGTCTGGCAGCAGCTCGACGTGCCCGGCCTGGAGCTGCACCACGGCGACGCCGTGGCCTGGCTGGAGTCCCACCAGTTCACCGGCTCCGAGTTCGTCTACGCCGATCCGCCCTACGTGATGGACAGCCGGCGCGGCGGCAAGCTATACCGCCACGAATACGACGACGCCGACCACGTGCGGCTGCTCGACGTGCTGGCCGGCTTGCCGTGCGCGGTGATGGTGTCGGGCTACAGCTCAACGATCTATGACAGCTCTCCCTTGGCGTCATGGAGAACCATCGACTTCAACGCGATGACGCGCGGCGGCATCGCTATCGAACGGCTGTGGATGAACTACCCCGAGCCGGCCGAGCTGCACGATCTGCGCTACCTCGGCAGCAACTTCCGCGAGCGCGAGCGCATCAAGCGGAAGAAAGCCCGCTGGCAAGCGAAGCTCGCCAAGCTCGATCCGCTGGAGCGGGCGGCGATCATGGAATGCCTGCGCGAGCTGGAGGCGGCCGAGTAG
- a CDS encoding OmpA family protein produces MRKPVLLALSLAFLVSAQSALAAGDAGNFGTPIKSGVSVSFPDSSATFQPTPEALELLADARNAAIIYISGRTSTLRPSAADEALALRRALSARSYLVARGVSPLKIMVNFASAADFVADNSTAEGRRENQRVDIEVVYIPTY; encoded by the coding sequence ATGCGAAAACCCGTTCTTCTGGCCCTCTCTCTGGCGTTCCTGGTCAGCGCGCAAAGCGCACTGGCCGCCGGCGACGCCGGCAACTTCGGCACGCCGATCAAGTCCGGCGTATCGGTGTCCTTCCCCGACAGCAGCGCGACATTCCAGCCGACGCCAGAGGCCCTGGAGCTGCTGGCCGACGCTAGGAATGCGGCGATCATCTACATCAGCGGGCGCACCAGCACACTACGGCCCAGCGCGGCCGATGAGGCCCTTGCACTACGCCGTGCGCTCTCGGCCAGGTCGTACTTGGTGGCGCGCGGCGTCTCGCCGCTCAAGATCATGGTGAACTTCGCATCGGCCGCCGATTTCGTGGCAGACAACTCGACGGCCGAGGGCCGGCGCGAGAACCAGCGCGTGGACATTGAGGTGGTCTACATCCCCACCTACTGA
- a CDS encoding TraX family protein: MKALRIPDGTVEALKWLALVLMTGDHVNKYLFNATLPVLFEAGRVALPLFVFVLAYNLARPGTLERGVYGRTMSRLAMFGALASVPFVALGGLYAGWWPLNVMFTLLVVTATAYLVERGGKLHLAAAGVVFLVGGSSVEYWWPAVAFGLAVWSYTRRPSWAAAAVAVLACAALWFVNRNLWALAALPVLFLASRVDVRVPRLRWAFYAYYPLHLASLWLIRIPMSKAGYLFF, from the coding sequence ATGAAGGCCCTGCGGATTCCTGATGGAACCGTCGAAGCGTTGAAGTGGCTCGCACTGGTTCTCATGACCGGCGATCACGTCAACAAGTACCTGTTCAACGCGACGCTGCCGGTGCTGTTCGAGGCCGGCCGCGTGGCGCTCCCCCTTTTCGTGTTCGTCCTGGCCTACAACCTGGCCCGGCCGGGCACGCTCGAACGCGGCGTGTACGGCCGCACCATGTCGCGCCTGGCGATGTTCGGCGCGCTGGCCTCCGTGCCCTTCGTGGCCCTCGGCGGCCTGTACGCCGGTTGGTGGCCGCTCAACGTGATGTTCACGCTGCTGGTCGTCACGGCCACGGCTTACCTGGTCGAACGTGGCGGCAAGCTGCACCTGGCGGCCGCCGGCGTGGTGTTCCTGGTCGGCGGCAGCTCGGTCGAATATTGGTGGCCGGCCGTGGCTTTCGGCCTGGCGGTGTGGTCGTACACGCGCCGGCCGAGCTGGGCCGCCGCGGCGGTCGCGGTGCTGGCCTGCGCGGCCCTGTGGTTCGTCAATCGCAACCTGTGGGCCTTGGCAGCCCTGCCGGTGCTCTTCCTGGCCTCGCGGGTGGATGTGCGCGTGCCGCGCCTGCGCTGGGCCTTCTACGCCTATTACCCGCTGCACCTGGCCTCGCTCTGGTTGATCCGCATCCCCATGAGCAAGGCCGGCTACCTGTTCTTCTGA